The Agromyces mariniharenae genome includes a window with the following:
- a CDS encoding ABC transporter substrate-binding protein encodes MMRMRTAARGATVGLAIASVALLTACGTSGGSGSGGGEAAEELGEMEGQVSILAWPGYVEDGSNDPEVDWVTPFEEDTGCEVTVKTFGTSDEAVNLMKTGEYDVVSASGDATLRLIAAGDVAPVNTDLIPNYANIYDFLKEKEWNSVDGVPYGVPHGYGANLLMYNTTVFPEAPTSWDVVFDKAGDYTGKVTAYDSPIYIADAAVYLMAHQPELGIENPYALDEEQFQAAVDLLKEQRAHVGEYWSDYLKEIQAFTTGDSVVGTTWQVIQNVLASEGATTDVVLPEEGATGWSDTWMISSDAKNPNCAYAWLDYIASPEANATATAYFGEAPSSDEACEYRDDCEAYHAGDADYASQIWYWTTPIEDCVDGRTDVQCVDYAAWTEAWQEIKG; translated from the coding sequence GAATGCGCACCGCCGCTCGCGGCGCGACCGTGGGGCTCGCGATCGCCTCGGTCGCACTGCTCACGGCCTGTGGAACGTCCGGCGGGTCCGGATCCGGAGGCGGCGAGGCCGCCGAGGAGCTCGGCGAGATGGAGGGCCAGGTCTCGATCCTCGCGTGGCCCGGCTACGTCGAAGACGGCTCGAACGACCCCGAGGTCGACTGGGTGACGCCGTTCGAGGAGGACACGGGCTGCGAGGTGACGGTCAAGACGTTCGGCACCTCCGACGAGGCCGTCAACCTCATGAAGACCGGCGAGTACGACGTGGTGTCGGCCTCGGGCGATGCGACCCTGCGGCTCATCGCCGCGGGCGACGTGGCTCCCGTGAACACCGACCTCATCCCGAACTACGCCAACATCTACGACTTCCTCAAGGAGAAGGAGTGGAACTCGGTCGACGGCGTGCCCTACGGCGTGCCGCACGGCTACGGCGCGAACCTGCTCATGTACAACACGACGGTCTTCCCCGAGGCGCCGACCTCGTGGGACGTCGTGTTCGACAAGGCCGGCGACTACACCGGCAAGGTCACGGCGTACGACTCGCCCATCTACATCGCGGATGCCGCGGTGTACCTGATGGCGCACCAGCCCGAGCTCGGCATCGAGAACCCCTACGCCCTCGACGAGGAGCAGTTCCAGGCCGCCGTCGACCTGCTGAAGGAGCAGCGCGCCCACGTCGGCGAGTACTGGTCGGACTACCTCAAGGAGATCCAGGCCTTCACGACCGGCGACTCGGTGGTCGGCACGACGTGGCAGGTCATCCAGAACGTGCTCGCGTCCGAGGGCGCGACGACCGACGTCGTGCTGCCCGAGGAGGGCGCGACCGGCTGGTCGGACACGTGGATGATCTCGTCGGACGCGAAGAACCCGAACTGCGCGTACGCGTGGCTCGACTACATCGCCAGCCCCGAGGCGAACGCCACGGCCACCGCGTACTTCGGCGAGGCGCCCTCGAGCGACGAGGCCTGCGAGTACCGCGACGACTGCGAGGCCTACCACGCCGGTGACGCCGACTACGCGTCGCAGATCTGGTACTGGACCACCCCGATCGAGGACTGCGTCGACGGTCGCACCGATGTGCAGTGCGTCGACTACGCGGCCTGGACCGAGGCCTGGCAGGAGATCAAGGGCTGA
- a CDS encoding ABC transporter permease, whose protein sequence is MTTNAPTRQPLRSPRDTVARKGSAFLATHPRARLAFLLTAPLFWLVVVYIVALALLLVTAFWSVDSFTGEITTEFTLDNIIEVVTGSLYQVVTLRTLGVALLVTVIDVLLALPIAFFMAKVASPRMQRVLVIMVLTPLWASYLVKAYAWRSVLSQDGILEWLLAPFGGHTPGYGLPATIITLSYLWLPYVILPIYAGLERVPDSLLEASGDLGGKTWPTLRLIVLPLIFPAIIAGTIFSFALSLGDYITVNIVGGASQMLGNLVYTNVGAANNLPLASAIALIPIVIIFGYLFLVRRTGALDNL, encoded by the coding sequence ATGACGACGAACGCCCCGACGAGGCAACCGCTCCGATCCCCCCGCGACACGGTCGCGCGGAAGGGGTCGGCCTTCCTCGCGACCCATCCGAGGGCGCGACTGGCCTTCCTGCTGACCGCGCCGCTGTTCTGGCTCGTCGTCGTCTACATCGTGGCGCTCGCGCTGCTGCTCGTCACCGCGTTCTGGTCGGTCGACAGCTTCACCGGCGAGATCACGACCGAGTTCACGCTCGACAACATCATCGAGGTCGTCACCGGCTCGCTGTACCAGGTCGTGACGCTGCGCACCCTCGGCGTCGCGCTGCTCGTCACGGTCATCGACGTGCTGCTCGCGCTGCCCATCGCGTTCTTCATGGCGAAGGTCGCCTCGCCGCGGATGCAGCGCGTGCTCGTCATCATGGTGCTGACCCCGCTCTGGGCGTCGTACCTCGTCAAGGCGTACGCATGGCGCTCCGTGCTCTCGCAGGACGGCATCCTCGAGTGGCTCCTCGCACCGTTCGGCGGGCACACGCCCGGCTACGGGCTCCCGGCGACGATCATCACGCTCTCGTACCTCTGGCTGCCCTACGTGATCCTGCCGATCTACGCGGGACTCGAACGGGTGCCCGACTCGCTGCTCGAGGCATCCGGCGACCTCGGGGGCAAGACCTGGCCGACGCTGCGGCTCATCGTGCTGCCGCTCATCTTCCCCGCCATCATCGCGGGCACGATCTTCAGCTTCGCGCTCTCGCTCGGCGACTACATCACGGTGAACATCGTGGGCGGCGCGAGCCAGATGCTCGGAAACCTCGTCTACACGAACGTGGGCGCGGCGAACAACCTGCCGCTCGCGTCGGCGATCGCGCTCATCCCGATCGTGATCATCTTCGGCTACCTCTTCCTCGTGCGCCGCACCGGCGCCCTCGACAACCTCTAG
- a CDS encoding ABC transporter permease, translating to MRLSRLSRAILAVVTALILLVVYVPLFVVLVNSFSTSTSLTWPPPGFTLEWWGRAFQSAGAVEAVWTSVQIAAIATVISLILGTLISLALQRFSFFGRDAISLLVILPIALPGIITGIALNNFFRTIMGVPLSIWTVVIAHATFCIVTVFNNVIARLRRQGTNLEEASSDLGAGVWTTFRLVTFPQLRSALLAGGLLAFALSFDEIIVTTFTAGSGVTTLPIFILNNMFRPNQAPIVSVIAVVLVVVSIVPIYIAQRLSGSEQQRR from the coding sequence ATGCGACTCTCACGACTCTCCCGCGCGATCCTCGCCGTCGTCACCGCGTTGATCCTCCTCGTGGTCTACGTGCCCCTCTTCGTCGTGCTCGTGAACTCCTTCTCGACCTCGACGTCGCTGACCTGGCCGCCGCCCGGCTTCACGCTGGAGTGGTGGGGCCGCGCCTTCCAGAGCGCCGGCGCGGTCGAGGCGGTCTGGACGAGCGTGCAGATCGCCGCGATCGCGACGGTCATCTCGCTGATCCTCGGCACGCTCATCTCGCTCGCGCTGCAGCGGTTCTCGTTCTTCGGCCGCGACGCGATCAGCCTGCTCGTGATCCTGCCGATCGCGCTGCCCGGCATCATCACCGGTATCGCGCTGAACAACTTCTTCCGCACGATCATGGGCGTCCCGCTGTCGATCTGGACGGTGGTCATCGCGCACGCGACGTTCTGCATCGTGACCGTGTTCAACAACGTCATCGCGCGCCTGCGCCGGCAGGGCACCAACCTCGAGGAGGCGTCGAGCGACCTCGGCGCCGGCGTCTGGACCACCTTCCGGCTCGTGACGTTCCCGCAGCTGCGGTCGGCGCTCCTCGCGGGCGGCCTGCTCGCCTTCGCGCTCTCGTTCGACGAGATCATCGTGACGACGTTCACCGCGGGCTCCGGCGTGACGACGCTGCCGATCTTCATCCTGAACAACATGTTCCGGCCCAACCAGGCGCCGATCGTGTCGGTGATCGCGGTCGTGCTCGTGGTCGTGTCGATCGTGCCGATCTACATCGCGCAGCGGCTGTCGGGGTCGGAGCAGCAGCGTCGGTAG